In one window of Paenarthrobacter nicotinovorans DNA:
- a CDS encoding DUF4012 domain-containing protein: MSPNSGSNVTRSKRKIRQRLKIAGIWSAAIAIVLIAASAWLGSRAAIVKTELHAATQLLPNLKTAVAENDAVAATETVETLVQHTGKARDAASDPLWKAAAVLPWIGPNLQAASEVATSADDVARLGATPLVKAFQSLDWKALTPTNGPMDLAPLEAAAPMVDSAAYAVRESVQRLNHIPTDSLMAEVSAPLIDAREKLTDLQGELDSAADAAKLAPNMLGANSPRRYLLLMQNNAEIRATGGIPGAVAVLDVDKGSLKLESQTSAAALGSFVPPIAVDAEQQAIYSGRIGKFMQDVNLTPDFATSARTAQAMWEKSTGERLDGVLSLDPVALSFILDATGPVQIKDPVVQQIGRDLPAQLTGKNVVQTLLSDAYAKIDEPKLQDVYFAGAAKEIFGALSSGKTDPKKLMEALSRGAEERRILLWSAAVEEESTIGQYALGGMVSGASISPAQFGVYFNDGTGAKMDYWVKRSVQIVKDCTRDGYREVTVRVTSTNSAPIDAAKSLPAYVTGGGAFGIPAGSVQTNVVAYGPVQSNIDTVVKDGEKVPFAAQRHSQRAVGTSTIRLAPGQSTTLDFNFGHIVQDSEPKVVVTPTTQPVEDVIQATSKSTCE; encoded by the coding sequence ATGTCCCCGAATTCTGGCAGTAACGTCACTCGTTCCAAGCGCAAGATTCGACAGCGCCTCAAAATTGCAGGCATCTGGTCAGCAGCCATAGCGATAGTCCTGATTGCCGCATCTGCTTGGCTTGGCTCAAGGGCGGCGATCGTAAAAACAGAACTGCATGCCGCCACTCAGTTACTTCCGAACCTCAAGACCGCAGTAGCCGAAAATGATGCGGTAGCAGCGACGGAAACAGTCGAGACACTTGTCCAACACACCGGAAAGGCGCGTGACGCAGCAAGTGACCCCCTCTGGAAGGCGGCCGCTGTCCTACCCTGGATCGGCCCGAATCTTCAGGCGGCCAGTGAAGTTGCCACGTCTGCCGACGATGTTGCTCGACTCGGAGCAACGCCACTTGTCAAAGCGTTTCAATCGCTCGACTGGAAGGCTCTCACTCCCACCAACGGTCCCATGGACCTTGCCCCGTTGGAAGCGGCTGCGCCAATGGTCGATTCGGCAGCTTACGCGGTCCGCGAATCGGTTCAGCGGCTCAACCACATTCCGACAGATAGCTTGATGGCAGAGGTTTCGGCACCACTCATTGATGCCCGCGAGAAGTTGACGGACCTTCAAGGCGAGCTCGATTCTGCCGCCGACGCAGCCAAACTTGCTCCCAACATGCTTGGCGCCAACTCGCCACGGCGGTACCTCTTGCTTATGCAAAACAACGCGGAGATACGAGCGACGGGTGGAATCCCTGGAGCCGTGGCAGTTCTCGACGTTGACAAGGGAAGCCTAAAACTTGAGTCGCAAACGAGCGCAGCGGCCCTCGGATCTTTTGTGCCTCCAATTGCCGTTGATGCTGAACAGCAAGCAATCTATTCAGGGCGGATTGGCAAATTCATGCAAGACGTCAACTTAACGCCAGACTTTGCCACAAGTGCCCGCACAGCCCAGGCCATGTGGGAAAAGAGCACCGGCGAGCGTCTTGACGGCGTGCTGTCGCTGGATCCAGTCGCGCTGAGCTTCATACTCGACGCTACGGGCCCGGTGCAGATCAAGGATCCCGTTGTTCAGCAGATTGGCCGTGATCTACCCGCGCAACTGACTGGTAAGAACGTCGTGCAGACACTGCTGTCAGATGCTTACGCCAAAATCGATGAGCCCAAGCTTCAGGATGTCTACTTCGCGGGCGCGGCAAAGGAGATTTTCGGGGCTCTTTCTTCGGGAAAGACCGACCCCAAGAAGCTTATGGAGGCCCTCTCAAGAGGCGCCGAGGAACGACGCATACTCTTGTGGTCCGCTGCAGTCGAAGAAGAGAGCACTATAGGTCAGTACGCTCTCGGCGGTATGGTCTCGGGTGCTTCCATTTCACCAGCCCAGTTTGGGGTTTACTTCAACGATGGGACTGGCGCCAAGATGGATTACTGGGTCAAACGCTCAGTTCAGATAGTGAAGGACTGCACGCGGGATGGCTACCGGGAGGTCACCGTCAGGGTCACCAGTACGAACTCGGCCCCGATCGACGCTGCCAAGTCCCTGCCAGCGTACGTCACAGGCGGCGGAGCCTTCGGCATCCCGGCTGGGTCAGTACAAACCAATGTCGTAGCTTATGGCCCCGTCCAGTCGAATATTGACACGGTTGTCAAAGATGGTGAAAAAGTACCGTTCGCAGCGCAGAGGCACAGTCAACGCGCGGTCGGCACATCCACAATCAGGCTTGCTCCCGGTCAAAGCACGACCCTTGACTTCAATTTCGGCCACATCGTCCAGGACTCGGAGCCGAAGGTAGTTGTTACACCGACGACACAGCCAGTCGAGGATGTGATCCAAGCCACATCTAAGTCCACTTGTGAATAG
- a CDS encoding LPXTG cell wall anchor domain-containing protein, translating to MRKSLAALTLAGSIALLGAVPAVANNANYPAPNTSVAVSDASVAPGEAFVFSGTGFTPGEGITITVTPTGTPAASGSSVSAGSLSVAARIPLAPSTLSATADGNGAFSAPIVINEPGAYSVTATGNSSGVTVGPVTVVVGGAALSNTGGSTGTGTGTGLANTGGVPLANTGADSSLILWSLVGAGALAAGTASVVVARRRAKGTEVSA from the coding sequence ATGAGGAAATCTCTTGCAGCGCTTACGCTTGCAGGCTCCATCGCACTTCTCGGCGCAGTTCCGGCCGTAGCAAACAACGCCAATTACCCGGCACCTAACACCAGCGTCGCCGTTTCCGACGCCTCCGTAGCTCCGGGTGAAGCATTTGTCTTCAGCGGCACGGGTTTTACTCCGGGTGAGGGCATCACGATCACCGTGACGCCGACGGGCACGCCGGCTGCCAGTGGCAGCAGCGTTTCTGCCGGAAGCCTTTCGGTAGCTGCGCGTATCCCGCTGGCTCCGTCTACCCTCTCGGCTACGGCGGACGGTAACGGCGCATTCTCAGCTCCGATCGTCATCAACGAACCTGGCGCGTACTCGGTTACTGCTACCGGCAACTCATCCGGTGTAACTGTAGGCCCGGTAACTGTTGTCGTCGGCGGTGCCGCACTTTCCAACACTGGTGGGAGCACCGGAACCGGCACTGGCACCGGTCTGGCTAACACAGGCGGGGTTCCGCTGGCTAACACTGGTGCTGACTCCAGCCTCATCCTGTGGTCCCTCGTGGGCGCAGGTGCATTGGCAGCTGGTACGGCATCCGTCGTAGTGGCTCGCCGCCGCGCAAAGGGCACTGAAGTTTCTGCCTAG
- a CDS encoding VanZ family protein: MKNSLFWRAGLASYLIALAAVGFWPTPVDKPVQGNLAALLKFLHSNGVPGWFDYHFVEASANVALFIPFGILSAMALPARSWWQLSVFGLLVSVCMEGVQLLFIAGRFSSFIDVVTNTVGAVIGISLVRLIALALPKMPDCTAQPR; encoded by the coding sequence TTGAAAAACTCATTGTTCTGGCGAGCAGGACTGGCAAGCTACCTGATTGCCCTCGCTGCGGTCGGCTTCTGGCCGACACCTGTAGATAAACCAGTCCAAGGAAATCTCGCCGCTCTTCTGAAATTCCTCCACAGTAACGGGGTGCCCGGCTGGTTTGACTATCACTTCGTCGAGGCCTCCGCCAACGTAGCCTTGTTTATTCCATTTGGAATTCTGTCTGCAATGGCACTCCCAGCAAGATCGTGGTGGCAACTCTCCGTGTTCGGCCTGCTTGTCTCCGTTTGCATGGAAGGGGTACAACTGCTCTTCATAGCGGGCCGCTTTTCAAGCTTCATCGACGTTGTCACAAATACAGTCGGAGCCGTCATTGGCATTTCATTAGTCCGCCTTATCGCGCTAGCACTGCCTAAAATGCCGGATTGCACGGCACAGCCCAGGTAG
- a CDS encoding SGNH hydrolase domain-containing protein: MSKATCIYDTGKPKTAVVFGDSTGITLLPTLREALADEYNIRGMTKAGCVMLDLEVKDDREGFTEQCSAFRSAAIAEINTIKPSIIFLTNTSGVLGRLASGTAEASAGPEWRNATTSIHSALKPSGAQLVVITAPPSGKAPAECATRTSTPRDCMYQIPQNFYITAAAMSEAAMAAGAKFIDTRGWFCGSTDYCPAFVQNVPVKRDTVHTTKQYAVALVPVLKEALAAP, translated from the coding sequence CTGTCCAAGGCCACCTGCATTTACGACACAGGGAAGCCTAAGACAGCTGTCGTATTCGGGGATTCCACCGGAATAACCCTGCTGCCCACCCTCCGTGAGGCACTGGCAGACGAGTACAACATTCGTGGCATGACCAAAGCTGGTTGCGTCATGCTGGATCTGGAAGTGAAGGACGACCGTGAGGGTTTCACGGAGCAATGCAGCGCATTCAGGTCGGCCGCCATAGCTGAGATCAACACAATCAAACCCTCAATCATTTTCTTGACCAATACGTCTGGAGTTCTCGGGCGCCTGGCATCCGGGACGGCCGAGGCAAGTGCAGGCCCCGAATGGCGTAACGCGACGACAAGTATCCATTCAGCGTTGAAGCCGAGCGGTGCGCAACTTGTCGTAATAACGGCCCCGCCGTCCGGCAAAGCACCTGCCGAATGCGCCACACGAACGAGTACTCCACGGGATTGTATGTACCAGATCCCCCAAAATTTCTACATCACCGCCGCGGCGATGTCTGAAGCGGCGATGGCAGCGGGAGCCAAGTTTATTGATACGCGCGGCTGGTTCTGTGGTTCGACCGACTATTGCCCGGCGTTCGTTCAGAACGTTCCGGTAAAGCGGGACACCGTACACACCACTAAGCAGTACGCCGTAGCCCTGGTCCCGGTGCTCAAGGAGGCTCTGGCCGCACCGTAA
- a CDS encoding acyltransferase family protein yields the protein MYLDSRSTNKVSAYIGNASYSLYLWHFPVIILIGALWPKDDLMYYPVVLVLIAFLAWTSYEFIELPAQRYLMRAYRGGGWRPRRSGKAVHGTSRSALFVLGALAVGVVVVVPLSLRHTAPAIVAGVPAPASPTKASSDRPATNTNAARLQVEINSALAATSWPTLSPSFDNIMDAGRPDEDRDG from the coding sequence ATGTACCTGGATTCACGCTCGACCAACAAGGTCTCCGCTTACATCGGAAATGCTTCGTACTCGCTATACCTTTGGCACTTCCCCGTGATCATCTTGATTGGCGCGTTGTGGCCGAAAGATGACCTTATGTACTACCCCGTGGTGCTAGTACTGATCGCATTCTTGGCGTGGACGTCATATGAATTCATCGAACTACCAGCCCAAAGGTATCTAATGCGGGCGTACAGGGGTGGAGGGTGGAGACCGCGGCGTAGCGGGAAAGCCGTCCACGGGACTTCACGGTCGGCGCTCTTCGTGCTGGGAGCGCTTGCGGTGGGCGTCGTGGTCGTCGTGCCACTGTCCCTACGTCACACAGCGCCAGCTATCGTGGCCGGGGTGCCGGCTCCTGCATCTCCCACGAAAGCCTCATCTGATCGTCCCGCAACGAACACTAATGCGGCCCGGCTGCAGGTTGAGATTAACTCTGCGTTGGCTGCAACGTCGTGGCCGACGTTGAGCCCCTCATTCGATAACATAATGGACGCTGGCAGACCGGACGAAGATCGCGACGGCTAG
- a CDS encoding acyltransferase family protein, producing MAQSTLTKSSLSSQRARKPSSKRLDIHGLRAVAVLAVVANHLTGLPGGGFVGVDVFFVISGFVITLGLMREHEMKGTISFRDFYVRRVARILPASTATIVITVTASYFVFFAARASGVLQDGVWALLFSANWRFASSGTDYWAEDSPISSLQHYWSLGVEEQFYFVWPWVLVLVLGIAAKFGASALRRRYAPSDRSLRSRACFVSLGDGRDRNPRTLGLFFDGFPRMGAWRWSATCRHCAHVQYHWANASICPGVDWRGRRGAEPRYYR from the coding sequence ATGGCGCAATCGACGCTGACCAAATCCAGCCTCTCAAGTCAACGCGCGAGGAAGCCATCCAGTAAACGACTTGATATCCATGGGCTCCGCGCTGTCGCGGTATTGGCTGTCGTCGCGAACCACCTAACCGGCTTGCCGGGAGGAGGATTCGTTGGTGTGGACGTCTTCTTCGTCATCTCGGGCTTTGTCATAACGCTTGGCCTGATGCGGGAACACGAGATGAAGGGCACGATTTCGTTTAGGGACTTCTACGTCCGGCGGGTGGCTCGAATTCTCCCCGCCAGCACCGCGACCATAGTCATTACGGTCACAGCTAGCTACTTCGTTTTCTTCGCCGCGCGAGCCAGTGGCGTGCTTCAGGACGGCGTATGGGCGCTTCTATTCTCGGCCAACTGGCGCTTTGCCTCGAGCGGCACGGACTATTGGGCCGAAGACAGCCCGATCTCTTCCTTGCAGCACTACTGGTCTCTTGGCGTTGAAGAGCAGTTCTACTTTGTTTGGCCTTGGGTCCTCGTCCTGGTCTTGGGTATCGCTGCCAAGTTCGGTGCGTCGGCGCTTCGACGAAGATACGCCCCTAGCGACCGTTCTCTTCGGTCTCGCGCTTGTTTCGTTTCTTTGGGCGATGGCCGAGATCGCAACCCACGCACCTTGGGCCTATTTTTCGACGGCTTCCCGCGCATGGGAGCTTGGCGTTGGAGCGCTACTTGCCGTCATTGCGCCCATGTTCAATACCATTGGGCAAACGCTTCGATCTGTCCTGGGGTGGACTGGCGTGGCAGGCGTGGCGCTGAGCCTCGTTATTATCGCTAA
- a CDS encoding alpha/beta fold hydrolase, whose protein sequence is MESEVRTLSLNTGISVPCFVQGNLEQTADDGGAPLLLLHAWGESWRSFDRLIAALPGLVIVAPGLRGHGAADKPSSGYSLPNVVEDVVGMLEVLGAKQAHVLGSSSGGYVAQQLAVSHPDRVASLTLVGAPLTLHGRPPFAAEVERLTDPISENWVRESLAWYRMLHAVPTSYIEDRVQDGLAMPASIWKASLRGFCEAVPPTETGEISVPTLMLWGAHDHLVPRQHQETLVGRIKGARVQIYEATGHLVLWECPERVAEDLTRFLGGLFERP, encoded by the coding sequence ATGGAGTCCGAAGTCAGGACCTTATCCCTGAACACCGGGATCAGCGTGCCTTGTTTTGTGCAAGGGAACCTTGAACAAACAGCCGACGACGGCGGCGCACCACTGCTGCTCCTACACGCCTGGGGCGAATCCTGGCGGAGTTTCGATCGCCTCATTGCGGCCCTCCCGGGGTTGGTGATTGTGGCACCTGGCTTGCGGGGTCATGGCGCGGCCGACAAACCCAGCAGCGGCTACTCGCTTCCTAACGTTGTTGAGGACGTCGTCGGCATGCTGGAGGTGCTCGGCGCCAAACAGGCACATGTCCTGGGTTCATCCAGCGGTGGTTACGTAGCCCAGCAACTCGCTGTCTCTCATCCGGACCGTGTCGCATCCTTGACGTTGGTAGGCGCACCCCTGACGCTCCACGGAAGGCCACCATTTGCGGCCGAGGTGGAGCGGCTTACTGACCCGATCTCAGAGAACTGGGTTCGTGAGTCTTTGGCCTGGTACAGAATGCTGCACGCCGTGCCGACCTCATACATTGAGGACCGAGTACAGGACGGTCTAGCCATGCCAGCCTCGATTTGGAAGGCTTCACTGCGAGGATTCTGCGAGGCCGTTCCCCCAACGGAGACCGGCGAGATTTCCGTCCCGACGCTGATGCTTTGGGGCGCCCACGATCACCTTGTGCCGCGACAGCATCAGGAAACCCTGGTTGGCCGCATCAAGGGCGCACGAGTCCAGATCTACGAGGCGACCGGTCATCTGGTGCTCTGGGAGTGTCCGGAGAGAGTCGCCGAGGATTTGACGCGCTTCCTCGGAGGGCTGTTCGAACGCCCGTAG
- a CDS encoding acyltransferase family protein, with protein MHNVTAANVRLDSLTGLRFYAALIVVLFHTAKYLEPAGPASKVVGLGYTGVSFFFVLSGFVLAWSRKPGLPNSQFYWRRFARVWPLHALTTIFAMVTALFITGATINWAALPAVLTLTQGWFPAGDIRYAFNGVSWSLSCEMFFYLVFPFAFQALRFLRPARVMVITAVSMVGVAGICVLVFPTSQLGYLLYTLPAFRLGEFIIGICLATLIKNGWTPKFTLSHALLFSAGLYAMIMLATDVALKDPERMPYVVADLWMLPGFAAIIAAAASRDIRATGGHFAARPIVKLGEWSFALYLVHELFILSAAPAINRLPNVAGILASGVVLIAAVLGSAALHEWFERPVEKQIRHWAGRGAVRPSRGRRAFVR; from the coding sequence TTGCATAACGTCACCGCTGCCAACGTGCGCCTGGACAGCCTTACGGGCCTTCGTTTTTACGCGGCCTTGATCGTGGTGCTCTTCCACACTGCAAAATACTTGGAACCGGCAGGGCCAGCTTCTAAGGTCGTCGGCCTCGGCTATACCGGGGTGAGTTTCTTCTTTGTGTTGTCCGGTTTCGTCCTTGCCTGGTCGAGAAAGCCAGGACTGCCCAATTCTCAGTTCTACTGGCGGCGGTTCGCTAGGGTGTGGCCGCTGCATGCCCTTACGACCATTTTCGCTATGGTCACAGCCCTATTCATCACCGGCGCAACCATCAACTGGGCTGCTCTCCCTGCTGTCCTGACGCTCACGCAAGGATGGTTCCCGGCGGGCGACATAAGGTACGCCTTCAACGGAGTCTCGTGGTCCTTGTCCTGCGAGATGTTCTTTTACCTGGTGTTCCCATTCGCGTTCCAAGCTCTGCGGTTCCTGCGTCCGGCGCGAGTCATGGTCATAACTGCTGTATCAATGGTTGGCGTCGCAGGGATCTGCGTACTGGTGTTTCCTACAAGCCAGTTGGGGTACCTGCTCTACACCCTTCCCGCGTTTCGACTGGGTGAGTTCATCATTGGCATCTGCTTGGCTACCTTGATCAAAAATGGCTGGACTCCTAAGTTCACCCTCAGTCATGCCCTGCTCTTCTCAGCGGGGCTTTACGCCATGATCATGCTGGCAACAGACGTGGCCTTGAAGGATCCGGAACGTATGCCGTACGTGGTTGCGGACCTTTGGATGCTGCCCGGGTTTGCGGCTATCATCGCTGCTGCTGCTTCGCGCGATATACGAGCCACAGGCGGTCACTTCGCGGCCCGCCCCATAGTCAAGCTTGGCGAGTGGTCATTCGCGCTCTATCTGGTCCACGAGCTGTTCATTCTCAGCGCAGCTCCTGCAATCAATAGGCTTCCGAACGTTGCAGGAATCCTCGCCTCTGGCGTGGTGCTCATTGCTGCGGTTCTTGGATCAGCAGCTTTGCATGAGTGGTTCGAGCGCCCGGTAGAGAAGCAGATTAGGCATTGGGCTGGACGTGGAGCAGTGCGACCGTCCAGGGGCCGCAGGGCCTTTGTCAGGTAG